Proteins from a single region of Electrophorus electricus isolate fEleEle1 chromosome 5, fEleEle1.pri, whole genome shotgun sequence:
- the mthfd2 gene encoding bifunctional methylenetetrahydrofolate dehydrogenase/cyclohydrolase, mitochondrial, producing the protein MATLRTLRKLFQDTHHQACTIHLSASRQEAVVISGRKMARQIRDETRADVEEWVSAGNKRPHLSVVLVGDNPASHSYVLNKTRAAADVGISSETILKPTSITEEELLEIIDKLNSDHRVDGLLVQLPLPEHIDERRICNAVSPDKDVDGFHVVNIGRMCLDQSTMLPATPWGVWEIIKRTGIPTFGKNVVVAGRSKNVGLPIAMLLHTDGRHERPGGDATVTISHRYTPREQLCKHTQIADIIVAAAGIPNLITADMIKEGAAVIDVGINRIQDPLTGKNRLVGDVDFEGVRKKASYITPVPGGVGPMTVAMLMKNTIKAAKHLLLTPTVRMRMVASS; encoded by the exons ATGGCCACACTGAGAACACTGCGGAAACTGTTCCAGGATACTCACCATCAAGCATGTACTATTCATTTATCGGCCTCGAG ACAAGAAGCTGTGGTCATCTCCGGCAGGAAGATGGCCCGTCAGATTCGTGACGAGACCCGTGCAGATGTGGAGGAGTGGGTTTCCGCTGGCAACAAACGACCTCACCTCAGTGTGGTGCTGGTAGGTGACAACCCAGCCAGCCACTCCTACGTGCTCAATAAGACCCGTGCTGCTGCTGATGTTG gcatcAGTAGCGAGACTATACTGAAACCCACCTCTATCACTGAGGAAGAGCTGCTGGAGATAATTGACAAACTCAATTCTGACCATAGAGTAGACGGCCTTCTGGTGCAACTTCCATTGCCTG AACACATAGATGAGCGCCGTATATGTAATGCAGTCAGCCCAGATAAAGATGTTGATGGTTTCCATGTGGTGAATATTGGTCGTATGTGCTTGGACCAGTCCACCATGTTACCTGCCACACCATGGGGAGTGTGGGAGATCATTAAGCGAACAG GTATTCCAACTTTTGGTAAGAATGTTGTGGTAGCTGGTCGATCTAAAAATGTGGGTCTGCCCATTGCAATGCTCCTACACACAGATGGAAGACATGAAAGGCCAGGAG GTGATGCTACCGTAACAATCTCCCACCGTTACACTCCCAGGGAACaactgtgcaaacacacacaaattgctGACATCATTGTGGCAGCTGCAG GTATTCCCAACCTCATCACTGCAGATATGATAAAGGAGGGTGCAGCCGTTATTGATGTGGGCATCAACAGAATACAGGACCCCCTGACTGGAAAAAATAGACTTGTTGGAGATGTGGACTTTGAAG GTGTACGAAAGAAGGCCAGCTATATCACTCCAGTTCCAGGAGGAGTTGGTCCAATGACTGTTGCCATGTTAATGAAAAATACTATCAAGGCGGCAAAACACCTCCTTTTGACCCCTACAGTGCGGATGCGTATGGTAGCATCCTCCTAA
- the arl6ip4 gene encoding ADP-ribosylation factor-like protein 6-interacting protein 4, producing MGRSLSRSRSHERSASRRGRERRADKKRKKSSSSSSSSSSASPSPQKKHARVSTKSRSADQKPVKKKEKRRRSSSSSSSSSPSSSSSSSSYSSTSSSEKEAKKKRKNKKAKKRLKKKKAKERKKEKKRLKKMKKFAAKAEKAASEAPLIPTAVSVPEKSHSYLETWQNEDGTEHGPVMTDEQKASFSTKRPLTKEEYEARQSVIRRVTDPETGRTRLVRGDGEILEEIVSKERHKEINKQATKGDGCAFQKRLRINR from the exons ATGGGACGAAGCCTTTCCCGCAGCAGGTCTCACGAGAGGTCTGCGAGTAGACGAGGAAGAGAGCGAAGAGCAGACAAGAAGCGTAAGAAATCGAGCTCTTCATCCTCCAGCTCCAGTAGTGCCAGTCCAAGCCCTCAAAAGAAGCATGCACGTGTTTCTACTAAGAGTCGTAGTGCAG ACCAGAAACCAgtgaagaaaaaggaaaaaagaagaaggagttcatcatcatcatcatcatcatcaccatcatcatcatcaagcAGTTCTTCATATTCTTCTACTTCATCCAGTGAAAAAGAggcaaagaagaagagaaagaacaaaaaggcCAAGAAGCgactgaagaaaaagaaagcaaaggaaagaaagaaggagaagaagagactgaagaagatgaagaagttTGCAGCAAAAGCTGAGAAAGCAGCGAGTGAAGCTCCACTGATTCCTACTGCAGTGTCTGTTCCAGAAAAATCCCATTCCTACCTAGAGACTTGGCAAAATGAAGACGGTACTGAGCATGGTCCAG TAATGACTGATGAGCAAAAGGCCAGTTTCTCCACCAAGAGACCTCTGACGAAGGAGGAGTATGAGGCCAGGCAGAGCGTCATCCGTCGGGTCACAGACCCCGAGACAGGTCGCACCAG GCTTGTAAGAGGGGATGGTGAGATTTTGGAAGAGATTGTCAGCAAGGAGCGGCACAAAGAAATTAATAAG CAAGCAACAAAAGGAGATGGATGTGCATTCCAGAAGAGATTGAGGATTAACAGGTAA
- the dguok gene encoding deoxyguanosine kinase, mitochondrial isoform X2: protein MALRLDRTFFSSLSKCYIPNQVMKGIRRISRVSIEGNIVGKSTFARLLNKAVQNWEVIPEPVTKWQNVEGATSQPVPFPQQTASNLLQMMYQDPKRWSYTFQTFSCMSRLRTQLQPPPSRLLQISDAAVQVYERSVYSDRYIFAQNMFELGCVNTTEWAVYQDWHTFLVEQFSPKVQLEGIIYLRAPPQICMKRLKRRGRVEEQGIQLDYLESLHMQHENWLLNKSTKVHFDHLKNLPVLVLDAGLEFEKDLEMQARFLREVTTFFSGL from the exons ATGGCACTGCGCCTAGACAGAACTTTCTTTTCGTCGTTGTCCAAGTGCTACATACCAAATCAAGTAATGAAAGGAATAAGACGGATAAGCAGGGTCTCTATTGAGGGTAATATAG TTGGGAAATCGACGTTTGCAAGGTTGCTAAACAAGGCAGTACAAAACTGGGAAGTTATACCTGAACCTGTTACCAAATGGCAAAATGTGGAAGGAGCTACCTCGCAA CCAGTGCCATTTCCCCAGCAAACAGCCAGCAACTTATTGCAGATGATGTATCAGGACCCTAAACGCTGGTCCTACACCTTTCAGACATTTTCCTGCATGAGCCGCCTGCGTACCCAGCTTCAACCACCTCCCTCCAGGTTACTGCAAATCAGTGACGCTGCTGTGCAGGTGTATGAACGCTCTGTTTATAGTGACAG gtACATTTTTGCTCAGAATATGTTTGAGCTTGGCTGTGTAAATACCACAGAGTGGGCTGTGTATCAGGACTGGCATACCTTTCTTGTTGAACAGTTTAGTCCTAAGGTACAGCTGGAAGGGATTATATACCTCAGAGCACCTCCACAG ATCTGCATGAAGAGGTTAAAAAGGCGAGGTAGAGTGGAGGAGCAGGGAATACAGCTAGACTACCTCGAATCGCTGCATATGCAGCATGAAAACTGGCTCTTAAACAAATCGACAAA AGTTCATTTTGATCACCTGAAGAATCTTCCTGTATTGGTGCTGGATGCTGGTCTGGAGTTTGAGAAAGACCTTGAGATGCAGGCCAGATTTCTTAGAGAG GTTACGACTTTCTTCAGTGGCTTATGA
- the dguok gene encoding deoxyguanosine kinase, mitochondrial isoform X1, producing MALRLDRTFFSSLSKCYIPNQVMKGIRRISRVSIEGNIAVGKSTFARLLNKAVQNWEVIPEPVTKWQNVEGATSQPVPFPQQTASNLLQMMYQDPKRWSYTFQTFSCMSRLRTQLQPPPSRLLQISDAAVQVYERSVYSDRYIFAQNMFELGCVNTTEWAVYQDWHTFLVEQFSPKVQLEGIIYLRAPPQICMKRLKRRGRVEEQGIQLDYLESLHMQHENWLLNKSTKVHFDHLKNLPVLVLDAGLEFEKDLEMQARFLREVTTFFSGL from the exons ATGGCACTGCGCCTAGACAGAACTTTCTTTTCGTCGTTGTCCAAGTGCTACATACCAAATCAAGTAATGAAAGGAATAAGACGGATAAGCAGGGTCTCTATTGAGGGTAATATAG CAGTTGGGAAATCGACGTTTGCAAGGTTGCTAAACAAGGCAGTACAAAACTGGGAAGTTATACCTGAACCTGTTACCAAATGGCAAAATGTGGAAGGAGCTACCTCGCAA CCAGTGCCATTTCCCCAGCAAACAGCCAGCAACTTATTGCAGATGATGTATCAGGACCCTAAACGCTGGTCCTACACCTTTCAGACATTTTCCTGCATGAGCCGCCTGCGTACCCAGCTTCAACCACCTCCCTCCAGGTTACTGCAAATCAGTGACGCTGCTGTGCAGGTGTATGAACGCTCTGTTTATAGTGACAG gtACATTTTTGCTCAGAATATGTTTGAGCTTGGCTGTGTAAATACCACAGAGTGGGCTGTGTATCAGGACTGGCATACCTTTCTTGTTGAACAGTTTAGTCCTAAGGTACAGCTGGAAGGGATTATATACCTCAGAGCACCTCCACAG ATCTGCATGAAGAGGTTAAAAAGGCGAGGTAGAGTGGAGGAGCAGGGAATACAGCTAGACTACCTCGAATCGCTGCATATGCAGCATGAAAACTGGCTCTTAAACAAATCGACAAA AGTTCATTTTGATCACCTGAAGAATCTTCCTGTATTGGTGCTGGATGCTGGTCTGGAGTTTGAGAAAGACCTTGAGATGCAGGCCAGATTTCTTAGAGAG GTTACGACTTTCTTCAGTGGCTTATGA
- the mob1a gene encoding MOB kinase activator 1A translates to MSFLFGSRSSKTFKPKKNIPEGSHQYELLKHAEATLGSGNLRAAVMLPEGEDLNEWIAVNTVDFFNQINMLYGTITEFCTETSCSVMSAGPRYEYHWADGTNIKKPIKCSAPKYIDYLMTWVQDQLDDETLFPSKIGVPFPKNFMSVAKTILKRLFRVYAHIYHQHFDSVMQLQEEAHLNTSFKHFIFFVQEFNLIDRRELAPLQDLIEKLGTKDR, encoded by the exons ATGAGTTTCCTATT TGGTAGCCGGTCTTCAAAGACATTCAAGCCAAAGAAGAACATTCCAGAGGGGTCTCACCAGTATGAGCTCTTGAAGCATGCTGAAGCCACACTGGGAAGTGGCAACCTCCGAGCAGCTGTTATGTTACCAGAGGGAGAGGACCTGAATGAGTGGATAGCTGTGAATA CTGTGGACTTCTTCAACCAGATCAACATGCTCTATGGCACGATTACAGAATTCTGCACTGAGACCAGCTGCTCTGTTATGTCTGCAGGGCCCAG GTATGAATATCACTGGGCTGATGGCACCAATATAAAGAAGCCAATCAAATGCTCAGCTCCCAAATACATTGACTACTTGATGACCTGGGTTCAGGACCAGCTGGATGATGAAACCCTCTTCCCTTCCAAAATAG GTGTGCCTTTCCCGAAAAACTTCATGTCTGTGGCTAAGACCATTCTGAAGCGCCTGTTCAGAGTCTATGCGCACATTTATCACCAGCACTTTGATTCTGTAATGCAACTGCAGGAAGAGGCTCATCTCAATACTTCCTTCAAGCATTTCATCTTCTTTGTGCAG GAATTCAACCTGATTGACCGCAGAGAGCTGGCTCCTCTCCAAGACCTTATTGAGAAGCTGGGCACCAAGGACAGATAA